In Mercurialis annua linkage group LG5, ddMerAnnu1.2, whole genome shotgun sequence, a single genomic region encodes these proteins:
- the LOC126682121 gene encoding putative clathrin assembly protein At2g01600 isoform X1 produces the protein MGTLQSWRKAYGALKDSTKVGLAHVNSDFADLDVAIVKATNHVECPPKERHLRKILIATSAIRPRADVQYCIHAISRRLAKTHNWTVALKTLIVVHRLLREGDPTFREELLNFSQRGRILQLSNFKDDSSPIAWDCSGWVRTYALFLEERLECFRILKYDIEAERLPRPATQGQDKQGYSRTRDLDSEDLLEQLPSLQQLLYRLVGCRPEGAAVGNYVIQYALALVLKESFKIYCAINDGIINLVDKFFEMPRHEAIKALDVYKRAGQQAGSLSDFYEVCKGLELARNFQFPVLREPPQSFLTTMEEYIKEAPRMVTAPNEPLLQLTYRPDEGLSETEDVTLPSDEPEPVPSDAVAVVNVETPPPAAPPIPPPQNNMDTVDLLGLNFFAPDASAIEERNALALAIVPTEQDAAPTFSSGAGPTNFDPTGWELALVTTPSPNISSVNDRQLAGGLDTLTLNSLYDDGAYRASQQPVYGAPAPNPFESHDPFSMSNGIPPSSGVQLATMAQQPPNNPFGTYQHVFHPQPQQQQLQQQQQQQQQHMMMGASNPFLDTGFGTFPVNPVTHPAASNPFGSTGLL, from the exons ATGGGAACGCTCCAGTCATGGCGGAAAGCTTATGGCGCTCTCAAAGATTCCACTAAAGTCGGCCTCGCTCATGTCAATTCCGATTTTGCG GATCTGGATGTGGCTATAGTCAAAGCAACCAATCACGTTGAATGTCCGCCCAAAGAACGGCATCTTAgaa AGATATTGATTGCTACTTCGGCAATTCGGCCTCGTGCCGATGTTCAATACTGTATTCATGCTATTTCTCGCCGGTTAGCCAAGACTCATAACTGGACG GTTGCTTTGAAAACGCTGATTGTTGTTCATAGATTATTACGGGAGGGTGATCCTACTTTCAGAGAAGAATTACTGAACTTCTCGCAGCGAGGACGCATTCTCCAACTTTCCAATTTTAAGGATGATTCAAGTCCTATTG CTTGGGATTGCTCTGGCTGGGTACGTACATATGCACTATTTTTGGAGGAACGGCTTGAATGTTTTAGAATTCTGAAGTATGATATTGAAGCCGAGCGTCTTCCAAGACCTGCGACCCAAGGGCAGGATAAG CAGGGGTACAGCAGAACTAGGGATTTGGACAGTGAAGACCTATTAGAACAATTGCCTTCCTTGCAGCAACTGCTATATCGTCTTGTTGGTTGTCGG CCAGAAGGTGCAGCTGTTGGCAATTATGTTATACAGTATGCTCTAGCACTG GTATTAAAGGagagttttaaaatatattgcGCTATTAATGATGGAATTATCAATCTTGTGGACAAG TTTTTTGAGATGCCAAGACATGAAGCTATCAAGGCCCTTGACGTGTACAAACGTGCTGGCCAGCAG GCTGGTAGTCTTTCAGATTTCTACGAAGTTTGCAAAGGATTGGAACTTGCTAGGAACTTCCAGTTTCCTGTTTTGAGAGAA CCTCCACAATCCTTTCTAACAACCATGGAAGAGTATATAAAAGAGGCACCCAGGATGGTAACTGCTCCAAATGAGCCATTG CTTCAATTGACATACAGACCAGACGAGGGTCTTTCTGAGACTGAAGATGTTACATTACCAAGTGATGAACCTGAACCCGTGCCTTCAGATGCTGTTGCAGTTGTCAATGTTGAAACCCCTCCACCAGCAGCTCCTCCGATACCACCGCCTCAAAACAACATGGACACTGTGGATCTACTG GGATTGAATTTTTTTGCCCCTGATGCCTCAGCCATTGAAGAAAGAAATGCATTGGCTCTGGCTATAGTTCCTACAGAACAGG ATGCTGCACCAACTTTCAGTTCTGGCGCTGGTCCAACAAATTTTGATCCTACAGGATGGGAACTGGCCCTAGTTACGACTCCAAGCCCTAACATTTCTTCGGTTAACGATAGACAATTG GCGGGTGGATTGGACACGCTCACTCTCAACAGTTTATACGATGACGGGGCATATAGAGCTTCCCAACAGCCTGTTTACGGAGCACCAGCTCCCAATCCGTTCGAGTCGCACGATCCATTTTCAATGTCAAACGGCATTCCTCCTTCTTCTGGAGTTCAATTGGCAACAATGGCTCAACAGCCTCCCAATAATCCCTTCGGTACATATCAACATGTTTTCCATCCACAGCCGCAACAGCAACAACTGCAACAGCAACAGCAACAGCAACAGCAACATATGATGATGGGCGCTTCAAATCCGTTTCTGGATACAGGGTTTGGGACATTTCCGGTGAATCCGGTTACTCACCCTGCCGCTAGCAATCCATTTGGAAGCACAGGGCTTTTGTAA
- the LOC126682121 gene encoding putative clathrin assembly protein At2g01600 isoform X2 — MGTLQSWRKAYGALKDSTKVGLAHVNSDFADLDVAIVKATNHVECPPKERHLRKILIATSAIRPRADVQYCIHAISRRLAKTHNWTVALKTLIVVHRLLREGDPTFREELLNFSQRGRILQLSNFKDDSSPIAWDCSGWVRTYALFLEERLECFRILKYDIEAERLPRPATQGQDKGYSRTRDLDSEDLLEQLPSLQQLLYRLVGCRPEGAAVGNYVIQYALALVLKESFKIYCAINDGIINLVDKFFEMPRHEAIKALDVYKRAGQQAGSLSDFYEVCKGLELARNFQFPVLREPPQSFLTTMEEYIKEAPRMVTAPNEPLLQLTYRPDEGLSETEDVTLPSDEPEPVPSDAVAVVNVETPPPAAPPIPPPQNNMDTVDLLGLNFFAPDASAIEERNALALAIVPTEQDAAPTFSSGAGPTNFDPTGWELALVTTPSPNISSVNDRQLAGGLDTLTLNSLYDDGAYRASQQPVYGAPAPNPFESHDPFSMSNGIPPSSGVQLATMAQQPPNNPFGTYQHVFHPQPQQQQLQQQQQQQQQHMMMGASNPFLDTGFGTFPVNPVTHPAASNPFGSTGLL, encoded by the exons ATGGGAACGCTCCAGTCATGGCGGAAAGCTTATGGCGCTCTCAAAGATTCCACTAAAGTCGGCCTCGCTCATGTCAATTCCGATTTTGCG GATCTGGATGTGGCTATAGTCAAAGCAACCAATCACGTTGAATGTCCGCCCAAAGAACGGCATCTTAgaa AGATATTGATTGCTACTTCGGCAATTCGGCCTCGTGCCGATGTTCAATACTGTATTCATGCTATTTCTCGCCGGTTAGCCAAGACTCATAACTGGACG GTTGCTTTGAAAACGCTGATTGTTGTTCATAGATTATTACGGGAGGGTGATCCTACTTTCAGAGAAGAATTACTGAACTTCTCGCAGCGAGGACGCATTCTCCAACTTTCCAATTTTAAGGATGATTCAAGTCCTATTG CTTGGGATTGCTCTGGCTGGGTACGTACATATGCACTATTTTTGGAGGAACGGCTTGAATGTTTTAGAATTCTGAAGTATGATATTGAAGCCGAGCGTCTTCCAAGACCTGCGACCCAAGGGCAGGATAAG GGGTACAGCAGAACTAGGGATTTGGACAGTGAAGACCTATTAGAACAATTGCCTTCCTTGCAGCAACTGCTATATCGTCTTGTTGGTTGTCGG CCAGAAGGTGCAGCTGTTGGCAATTATGTTATACAGTATGCTCTAGCACTG GTATTAAAGGagagttttaaaatatattgcGCTATTAATGATGGAATTATCAATCTTGTGGACAAG TTTTTTGAGATGCCAAGACATGAAGCTATCAAGGCCCTTGACGTGTACAAACGTGCTGGCCAGCAG GCTGGTAGTCTTTCAGATTTCTACGAAGTTTGCAAAGGATTGGAACTTGCTAGGAACTTCCAGTTTCCTGTTTTGAGAGAA CCTCCACAATCCTTTCTAACAACCATGGAAGAGTATATAAAAGAGGCACCCAGGATGGTAACTGCTCCAAATGAGCCATTG CTTCAATTGACATACAGACCAGACGAGGGTCTTTCTGAGACTGAAGATGTTACATTACCAAGTGATGAACCTGAACCCGTGCCTTCAGATGCTGTTGCAGTTGTCAATGTTGAAACCCCTCCACCAGCAGCTCCTCCGATACCACCGCCTCAAAACAACATGGACACTGTGGATCTACTG GGATTGAATTTTTTTGCCCCTGATGCCTCAGCCATTGAAGAAAGAAATGCATTGGCTCTGGCTATAGTTCCTACAGAACAGG ATGCTGCACCAACTTTCAGTTCTGGCGCTGGTCCAACAAATTTTGATCCTACAGGATGGGAACTGGCCCTAGTTACGACTCCAAGCCCTAACATTTCTTCGGTTAACGATAGACAATTG GCGGGTGGATTGGACACGCTCACTCTCAACAGTTTATACGATGACGGGGCATATAGAGCTTCCCAACAGCCTGTTTACGGAGCACCAGCTCCCAATCCGTTCGAGTCGCACGATCCATTTTCAATGTCAAACGGCATTCCTCCTTCTTCTGGAGTTCAATTGGCAACAATGGCTCAACAGCCTCCCAATAATCCCTTCGGTACATATCAACATGTTTTCCATCCACAGCCGCAACAGCAACAACTGCAACAGCAACAGCAACAGCAACAGCAACATATGATGATGGGCGCTTCAAATCCGTTTCTGGATACAGGGTTTGGGACATTTCCGGTGAATCCGGTTACTCACCCTGCCGCTAGCAATCCATTTGGAAGCACAGGGCTTTTGTAA